One genomic segment of bacterium includes these proteins:
- a CDS encoding acyl-CoA dehydrogenase family protein: MTGYFDSTHDQLRASARKFVEREVIPNVERWEKEQIPRELWAKAGAAGFLGIGLPEECGGTAGDLFHVIAYSEELARAGSMGICAGLGSLGIAIPPILALGSEEQKRRFVPPVLAGEKIAALGVTEPDAGSDVANIRTRAVRDGDAYIINGAKTFITSGVLADFVTLAARTGGQGHEGVSLLVVEKGTPGFSVSRQIDKMGWHASDTAELRFEDCRVPAANLLGGEGAGFVGLMHNFQRERLFLAVIGVAFAKLAYDRSKAYADERQAFGRPIAGFQVTRHKLVDMAMRIDVAREYVYRLAARMNAGENCVREVAFAKIFCAEMAEAVCREAIQLHGGYGYATEFGIERLYRDVRLIAIGGGTSEIMKELAWKLL; the protein is encoded by the coding sequence ATGACCGGCTACTTCGACTCCACGCACGACCAGCTCCGCGCCTCGGCGCGGAAGTTTGTCGAGCGCGAGGTGATCCCCAACGTCGAGCGCTGGGAAAAAGAACAGATCCCGCGCGAGTTATGGGCGAAGGCCGGCGCGGCGGGTTTTTTGGGTATCGGCCTTCCGGAGGAATGCGGCGGCACCGCGGGCGATTTGTTCCACGTGATCGCGTATTCGGAAGAACTTGCGCGGGCCGGCAGCATGGGCATTTGCGCGGGGCTCGGGAGCCTTGGCATCGCGATTCCGCCGATCCTCGCGCTCGGATCCGAGGAACAGAAACGGCGCTTCGTTCCGCCGGTTCTCGCGGGCGAGAAGATCGCGGCGCTCGGCGTCACCGAGCCCGACGCCGGCTCCGACGTGGCGAACATCCGCACGCGCGCCGTGCGCGACGGCGATGCGTACATCATCAACGGCGCCAAGACCTTCATCACGAGCGGCGTCCTGGCCGATTTCGTCACGCTCGCCGCGCGTACCGGCGGCCAGGGGCACGAGGGCGTCAGCCTGCTGGTCGTCGAAAAGGGCACGCCGGGCTTTTCGGTCAGTCGGCAAATCGACAAGATGGGCTGGCACGCGTCGGACACCGCGGAACTGCGTTTCGAGGATTGCCGCGTGCCGGCGGCGAACCTGCTGGGCGGCGAGGGCGCGGGCTTTGTCGGCCTGATGCACAACTTCCAGCGCGAGCGCCTGTTTCTTGCCGTCATCGGTGTCGCGTTCGCAAAGCTCGCGTACGACCGCTCGAAGGCTTACGCCGACGAGCGCCAGGCGTTCGGCCGGCCGATCGCGGGGTTTCAGGTCACGCGCCACAAGCTCGTGGACATGGCGATGCGAATCGACGTGGCGCGCGAGTACGTCTATCGGCTGGCCGCGCGAATGAACGCGGGCGAGAATTGCGTTCGCGAGGTGGCGTTCGCCAAGATTTTCTGCGCCGAGATGGCGGAGGCGGTCTGCCGCGAGGCGATCCAGCTTCACGGCGGCTACGGCTACGCGACGGAATTCGGCATCGAGCGTCTGTACCGCGACGTGCGCCTGATCGCCATCGGCGGCGGGACGAGCGAGATCATGAAAGAGCTGGCCTGGAAGCTGCTTTGA